The genomic region GGACCAGGAGGCCAGGAGCGGACCGAACAAGAGTACGTCACGCTTCTCGCGAAGGCGAAGCTGCGCCTCACGCGGCTCGTGCCTACTGCATCGGCGGTGAGCGTGGTCGAAGCCCGACTCGGATAGATGTGGATGGAGGCAGCCGGACCGTGTCACGCTGCTGGCCGACAAGATCATCGATCAGAAGCGGGTGCCGATGGGCACCTTGGAGTTCGTCTACGCCAAGGCTGAACGACAGCTGACCTGTGAATTCACCAGGGGGCGGACGCACGGGCTCTGGGCCTTCAACGTGTCCGGTGACGCCATGACGGGAACACTCGTGATCCTGCCCGACCAGTCCCTGGCCCGGCGCGTGAGCGTGCATCGAGTCCGCGATGATCAGGTTCCGAAGGCGCCTGCTCTCGACGAGTACAGTGGGCGCTGCCGTCGTGGCCTCCCAGCTTGCGCCGAACTCGCGCTCGCGGCGGAGCGACGAAGCCCGGGTGGATCCGAACCACGACATGCTGGTGGCATTCGTGCCTCTGCGTCACGACTGGGTTCTCTCGATTGAAGTATTCCCGTATCACCGGGCTTTCGATTACGCACCCAATGACTTTGTCCTGGTGAAGCTAGCAATGGGCCTGTGGTCCAACGCTGAGGCCTGACCCGCACCGGCGCGTCCGGCGCCGGCTCAGGCGCTGCTCTGCGCCTCGGGAAGGCGCTTTTCGCCGCGGGAGACGACGACGGCCGCCACGAGGTCGCCGGTGACGTTGAGCGTCGTGCGGCACATGTCGAGGAAGCGGTCGACGCCCAGGATGAGGCCGATGCCTTCCGCCGGCACGTGCACCATGCCGAGGATCATGGACACCACCGGGATCGAGCCGGCGGGCACGCCGGCGGTGCCAATGCCCCCCAGGATGCAGACGAAGAGCACCAGCACTTGCTGCCCGAGCGAGAGCGGCACGCCATAGAACTGCGCCAGGAAGAGGACCGTCACGCCCTCGAACAGCGCAGTGCCGTTCTGGTTCGCCGTCGCGCCGACGGTGAGGACGAAGCGGCTCACCGTCTGCGGCAGCCGCAGCTTCTCTTCCGCCACCTGTAACGCCGTAGGCAGCGTGGCATTGCTGGAGGCGGTGGAGAAGGCCGTCACCATGGCGGCCTGCACGGCGCGGAAGAAGGCGATGGGGTTCATGCCGCCGAGAAGTCTCACCACCAAGGAATAGAAAACGAACTGATGGATGGCCAGCGCCAGGACGACGACGAGGACGTACCGCGCCAGGTGCCCCAACACTTCGAAGCCGAGGTCGGCGGTGATGGTGAAGAGCAAGGCCGCGACGCCGTAGGGCGCGCAAGAGATGACGATGCCGATGAGTCGCATGGTCACGTCGTAGAGGCCCTCGAGGAATTCCTGGAAACGGCGGGCCGCGGCGGTGCGGGTGAGCGACAGACCGATCCCCAACATGAGGGAGAAGAACATCACCGCCAGCATGTCGCCGTTGGCGGCGGCACGGATCGGGTTATCGGGCACGATCTGCACCAGGAGCTGCAAGCCCGAGGGCGGCGCTTGTACCTGCGACACCGTCGCGGCACGCTCCGCCGCGCCGGCGCTCAAGCGAGCCCGCAGTTCCTCCGAGATGCCGCTGCCCGGTCGCAGCGTGTTCACCAGGAGGAGCCCGAGGAGGACCGCCATCGACGAGGCGACCACGGTGTAGGCAAGAGTCTTGAGACCGATGCGACCGAGGCTGCGGATCTCCCCCATGCCGGCCACGCCGAGGGAGAGGGCGGAGACGATGAGGGGCACCACGAGCATCAGGAGCGCGCGCAGGAAGATCTGACCCGCCGGCTGGGTCACGTGGCGCACGAACCATTGGAGGCCCGGAGCGTCGCCGAGGAGCTCGTGGGCAGTGATCCCGGCGACAATGCCGAGCCCACCCCCGAGAAGCATGCGCGTGTGCAGCGGCAGACGCATCGCGGCAGTATGGAGGCTCCGGTGTCCCGGGGACAACCGGGAGATGGGGGGAACCCGGGGGCGGGTGGGAATGTAGGCAAGGCTGGTGCGTGGAAGGTTCCGTCGGGGCGCGGGCCACGTGCTACGCTTGACGCCAGCAACGGTCCGTGCTGGAGTCGAACGCTCGTGCGCTGGCGACCTGCGTTCGCGGAAAACACGATCGGACAACAACGGATGCCGACCTCGCCCTGGCTCGTGCAGCACACGACCGCAACCGCGGTCCCGCTGCGAACTTCGACTGCCGCGGCCCCTTCGAC from Candidatus Krumholzibacteriia bacterium harbors:
- a CDS encoding dicarboxylate/amino acid:cation symporter yields the protein MRLPLHTRMLLGGGLGIVAGITAHELLGDAPGLQWFVRHVTQPAGQIFLRALLMLVVPLIVSALSLGVAGMGEIRSLGRIGLKTLAYTVVASSMAVLLGLLLVNTLRPGSGISEELRARLSAGAAERAATVSQVQAPPSGLQLLVQIVPDNPIRAAANGDMLAVMFFSLMLGIGLSLTRTAAARRFQEFLEGLYDVTMRLIGIVISCAPYGVAALLFTITADLGFEVLGHLARYVLVVVLALAIHQFVFYSLVVRLLGGMNPIAFFRAVQAAMVTAFSTASSNATLPTALQVAEEKLRLPQTVSRFVLTVGATANQNGTALFEGVTVLFLAQFYGVPLSLGQQVLVLFVCILGGIGTAGVPAGSIPVVSMILGMVHVPAEGIGLILGVDRFLDMCRTTLNVTGDLVAAVVVSRGEKRLPEAQSSA